TTTGCCAACATGCGCTCACTTACTCTGCCCTCCAAACCATGAGCGCCGAAGGCTCCAATGGCAACTGCGAGTGCCCCCATGATCGCTCCGATGGCTAATAACGTTTTTGACATTTCCATCCCCCACGCTTTCAAATACCTATTTGAATTAAAATTCCAGTAAATTGCCTTGAGCTTGAGCGGAAACCTCGTGCCCCTCTCGGGACCGTGGAACGGCTGCCGGAGCCTTCGTTTGCATCCCTTCCCCTTTTACAGGAGCCGGCTGTTCTTTTTTGCTGGAAATAGCGCCGCTTCCTTCTTCAATTAGCTCACTAAATGCACGGATCAGCCGCGCATGTTCACGAATTTCCTCTTTCGAATCTGTCTTTTTCAGGGCATGCTCCAGGTTTGCCGTTTCCTGTTTTATTTTCGCAACGATCGTCTCTGCAGCTACATGCATCGAATTCCTCCTATTCCCCAATTTTACCATAACACGAGGGAGGTCTGTTCCAGATCACGCTTCCGTCCCACTGCTTAGCCCCACTATCAAACACAGTGCTTACATCCTACCGTAATTCCGCCATCAACGTTTCTCGTTTTCAATCATTTAAAAAGGCCTTGAAAAAGGCCCTAGTTCACCGATTTATGATTCATCGGTTGATGGGCTTGGATCAATGCGGTCGTATCCAAAGCCCTCGATTTTAGGATAATTTTCATTATCCACAATCCAGATGATACCTTCATTGTCTTTTACGATGATCTCATCTTTTTTTAAAGCTTCACGTGCTTCTTTAATATCTTCATAACGTTCAGCTGGTATTTGCATATCGTCAATTTTGATCATCGTCTCACCTCCGAACATGGTGTTCATAGCTTTTCCCGGAAAACAGCTAGCGTAAACAAGCGATTTTTTTGCACGTCACGCGTTATCTGTACCAGTTTTACACCATTGGATCGTCTCTCTGCCCATTTGCTTCAAAAAAGCATTCGCTTTTGAAAACGGACGACTTCCAAAAAAACCTCGATGTGCAGAAAACGGGCTGGGATGGGGAGCTCGGATAACAGCATGTTGGTCCTCGATGAAAGAAACTTTCGCTTGAGCGTGACGGCCCCATAAGATAAAAACAACCGGCTCTTTCTTCGCGCTCACGGTTCTGATTACTTGATCCGTAAACATTTCCCACCCCTTGCCTTGATGAGAAGCCGCTTCCCGGGCGCGAACGGTTAACACCGTGTTAAGGAGCAGTACCCCTTGCTTGGCCCATCCGCGTAAATCTCCGTTTTCCGGCATTTCACAATCGACATCGTGCATAAGTTCCTTAAAAATATTTCGAAGCGACGGGGGCAATTTGACACCCGGCTGCACGGAAAAACTTAATCCATGTGCTTGCCTCGGGCCGTGATACGGGTCTTGTCCGAGAATCACCACTCTCGTATTTTCATAGGACGTATAATGTAATGCATTAAAAATATCATACATATCCGGATAAATGGAGTGATTGGTATATTCTTGCTTCAAAAACGATCGCAGTTGTTGATAATAGGCTTTATGAAATTCCTCTTCGAGATGGTATGTCCAATCATTGTGCAAAGGGTTATTCATGTCCGGTTCCTCCATTGTTTCACGTGAAACATTTGCCTCGTTTCTTCCGGTGGGGATGAAAGACCCCCCCTGATGAAGGTTTCACTTATGATAAGGGGTGCCTTTTTGAATTTGTGTGATGCGATAAATCTGTTCCAAAAGCATTACGCGTATCAACTGATGGGGAAACGTCAGTGATGAAAATGACCAGCGCAGGTCAGCTCTCTGTAAGACATTATCGCCAAGGCCGAGAGAGCCTCCAATCATGAACGTGAAATTACTCTGTCCATGTATCATAAGCTGATCAATCTTCACGGCCATTTCTTCTGAACTAAACATTTTACCTTTCCGATCCAATGTAACGACGTATGTTTGCGGCTTCACGTGTTGTAACAAGCGCTCCCCTTCCTTATTCATCACTTGAATGGCTTCCTTTTCGCTGAGATGTTCAGGTGCACGCTCATCTGCCACTTCTTTGCTCGAAAATTTTATGTCCTTCTTTAATCGTTTTTCGTATTCTTCCATGCCTGCCAATAAATATTTTTCCTTTAATTTTCCAACCGCGAGCAATTGAATATTCATGCCTCTCCCCTTATCCACAAAAGTTATCCACAAATTCACAATAAGTTGTTGGTTTCTTGTATAAACCCACCTACGACTGGGTTGCATTTCAGCTTCTATTGTGAATAAATGTAAACTTCCATCAGAAGTAGCCGGCTAAGATCGCCATCTCTTGTGGCGCGCCGGCAGACGATCAAGTTGAAACCGTATCAAAAGAGCAAATGTAACGACACTCAGCTGAATGAAGACAAAAATGCTTGATATAGGGGATTTTTGTTCTTCAAACGGACGGATTTTCGAAGACAAAATCACAGATTATGCGTACCTTTTTCCTCAAAACCGGTGTCAATGTTTGATCCCCTGTTTTTAGATTCAACCATCTGTATCTGTCTTACATTTTAATGGTGAAAGGACTTGTGCAACGTCTACACTAGTGCAGGACGCTGAAATAAGTGATCACATCTGGAAATGATATTGTTCGTCGGGTCATTGCCCGTACAGCAGCCGTATAACGGCATCGGCGGATCGGCAACAATTGGCCGTAAAAAGCATCCATACGGACAAAGTCAGTAGTCGAACTGCAAAAAATGTCCGTAAAAGGCATTTATACAGCCAAACGAGGGAGCGCGCATGCTTTTTCGATGTTACCCTTGGGTATGGCCGGATAATTCGACCACTCTGCACTAGTACAAAGTGGTTGAAATGAATGGTCACACCTGTAAAGGATAACCTTTAAACGTCCAACGAAACGGCTTGGCCAGAAATCGATGATCATCATCAACTTAGTGTATCAATAGATAAGCCAAATCTTCAACGGAATGGAAGTGGCTCTCGTATTGATTCGATTTCGGGATAGAAATGCTAAACCAACGTTCAATTTGATTGAGCCATGAGCGGTGTTTCGGTGTATAAATGAATCGGATGCTGCTTCGGCTTCTCAGCACCCCTATGCTCGTATTTCATGCTGATGCTGTCTTTTCTTCGGCATAGTTACTGCGCTTCGCTTCCTTTTCATGCCGAAACCAAGCATGCTTCGACTTCCGAGCATGCCTTTGCCCTCGTTTCATGCCAATGCCGTCTTTTCTTCGGCATATTCGTCACTTTACGTCCCCTTTCATGCCGATGCCTTGGTTGTTTCGGACCCCACACTGCTGCATATTCGTTCAATGATCCCCGCCCTACATCCTTGACTCATCGATTGTTTTGCATAGGGAGGATAGTATCAAATAAACATCTAGGTTTTGGTGCAACAACGGAGGGGACCACTTATTTTAGCCACTAACACCTTCCGTACTTCGAAATCGGTTAGTCGCCCATCTTTTCCGGATAACAGGTCTCGGATGCCGAGATGTCAGATGAACGTTATTTCCTAGAAGTCCCTCCCTTTCCTTCTTCGGTATGTCAGGCCTCTAAGTTTCTGTGGTTTGGATTCCGACCTCCGGGCTCGTACCACCGGGAGAAAGGAATCCTCGAACTTATACGAGGATTTCCATATTTGTATTTCACAAAGTGTCTTGTTGTTCTTGTAGTTCAATCGTCGTTTCCTGCAATTCACCCTCGCGATAAAAAGATATGGTTACCTCATCGCCAACGTCGAGTCCCGTATAAAGATACATGCGGAGATCATGGGCAAATTCAATCTCTTGGTCATCCATCTCAACGATCACATCATATTCCTGCAATCCGCCTTCTTCCGCAGATGAACCCGGGAAGACGTTCGTGATAAATACACCGGAAGTTACATCCTCTGGCAAGTTAAGCGTTTCTTGCCAATGATAACTTGGAATATCACTGACGGAGCCCATTTCAACCCCAAGTTCAGGCCGTTCGACTTCACCTAGATTTTCGATGTCTTCAATGACAGGTAAAACGATGGATGTCGGGATCGCAAAGCCCATGCCTTCACTTTGGGCAATTTCCATGGAATTAATGCCGATCACTTGGCCTTGGGCATTTAATAGCGGACCGCCGCTGTTGCCTTGATTAATGGCAGCGTCTGTCTGGATCACTTCCGCGTTCCAATCGATTTGACCATTGCCTGTCAAATCAACCGGAATGGAACGGTCTGTTGCACTGATAATCCCTTGGGTCACGGTGCGGGCAAACGTTGGTCCCAAAGGATTCCCGATCGCAATAGCCGGCTCTCCCGGGCTTAAATTGTCAGAATCGCCGAATTCAGCCACCACTTCAATCTCGTCCTCAATGTCTTCGGTCGATACAACTAATACGGCAAGGTCTGTCCAAACATCTTCACCGACCACTTCGGCTCCGACTCGCTGCCCTTGGCTCAAGCTTATTTCTACCTGATCAGACCCTCGAATGACGTGTTCATTCGTAACAATGAACGTCTGATTATCTTCCTCTTTATAAATGACTCCTGAACCGGTGCCGGCTTCGATTTCTTCGCCCTCACCTCCGGGTTCTCCGGGCGGACCACCGCCACCCCCCCAAAAGCTTTCCTCTTGCATATTAAAGACCCCGACAACGGCATCTGAAACACCCTCCACCGCTTCGGTCACATCGGTATGGATGTCAAAACTCACTTGTTCCGAGTCACCGGCAAAGAAATCACTATCATTCGTTGACCCTTGCTCCTCCGGGGCTGTTAAATCGTTCGTTTGAAAGAGGGCAAGGGCGGCAGCCACCACGAGCGCACCGATGATTGCACCTACAATTCCTGATAGCCCCACGCCGCGCCGCCGTTTTTTCTTTTCTCTGTTTTCATTCCCGTAATGATCATCATAATAGCCCATCTGCTCCGTCCACCTTTCCGGTCTGTTATCGCTCGCGGGTAACGTTGTTATTCCATAAGTATGCCCAATGAAGGAAACGTTGCAATTGATGTCCATCATATCCACAAGCGTCAATTTTAATCTACCCAACGATCTAATTTTCATAAGCAGGAGCAAAACTTACCCCAGCTTTTGCAACGAGGTCGGCATGAATGGATCCGTATCACGGATTTGAATACCGTTTGGCGTATAATCTATCCCCTGTTCCTCCATGGTTTGCTCTGTCGTCATCCTGGCGAGGTCTTTTAAATTATTATCTTGGCTCAAATGCGCCAAATAAACATACCGCGTTTTCTCACCGACGATTGTCGTTAACGCCTTTGCCGCGTCGTCATTGGAAATATGGCCGGTATCTCCAAGTATTCTTCGTTTAATGTTCCATGGGTATCGCCCCATTCTCAGCATATTCATATCATGGTTCGATTCAAAGATCAGCGCATCAGCATCGGCG
The Salicibibacter kimchii DNA segment above includes these coding regions:
- a CDS encoding DUF5327 family protein, translating into MHVAAETIVAKIKQETANLEHALKKTDSKEEIREHARLIRAFSELIEEGSGAISSKKEQPAPVKGEGMQTKAPAAVPRSREGHEVSAQAQGNLLEF
- a CDS encoding uracil-DNA glycosylase, whose product is MNNPLHNDWTYHLEEEFHKAYYQQLRSFLKQEYTNHSIYPDMYDIFNALHYTSYENTRVVILGQDPYHGPRQAHGLSFSVQPGVKLPPSLRNIFKELMHDVDCEMPENGDLRGWAKQGVLLLNTVLTVRAREAASHQGKGWEMFTDQVIRTVSAKKEPVVFILWGRHAQAKVSFIEDQHAVIRAPHPSPFSAHRGFFGSRPFSKANAFLKQMGRETIQWCKTGTDNA
- a CDS encoding S1C family serine protease → MDMMDINCNVSFIGHTYGITTLPASDNRPERWTEQMGYYDDHYGNENREKKKRRRGVGLSGIVGAIIGALVVAAALALFQTNDLTAPEEQGSTNDSDFFAGDSEQVSFDIHTDVTEAVEGVSDAVVGVFNMQEESFWGGGGGPPGEPGGEGEEIEAGTGSGVIYKEEDNQTFIVTNEHVIRGSDQVEISLSQGQRVGAEVVGEDVWTDLAVLVVSTEDIEDEIEVVAEFGDSDNLSPGEPAIAIGNPLGPTFARTVTQGIISATDRSIPVDLTGNGQIDWNAEVIQTDAAINQGNSGGPLLNAQGQVIGINSMEIAQSEGMGFAIPTSIVLPVIEDIENLGEVERPELGVEMGSVSDIPSYHWQETLNLPEDVTSGVFITNVFPGSSAEEGGLQEYDVIVEMDDQEIEFAHDLRMYLYTGLDVGDEVTISFYREGELQETTIELQEQQDTL
- the rlmH gene encoding 23S rRNA (pseudouridine(1915)-N(3))-methyltransferase RlmH — its product is MNIQLLAVGKLKEKYLLAGMEEYEKRLKKDIKFSSKEVADERAPEHLSEKEAIQVMNKEGERLLQHVKPQTYVVTLDRKGKMFSSEEMAVKIDQLMIHGQSNFTFMIGGSLGLGDNVLQRADLRWSFSSLTFPHQLIRVMLLEQIYRITQIQKGTPYHK